One Sediminicola sp. YIK13 DNA segment encodes these proteins:
- a CDS encoding beta strand repeat-containing protein translates to MKLKVVFLFIGLVLGSFSHAQIKIGTNPQNINAASVLELESTSRALVLTRVNNTQMDAINPLQGALVYNTETKCVHYYDGSQWLNICDALTNSANISMVDNGDGSYTFTDAVGVETIITTTTNSRFEVANDSLVLTDSNNNALSVALDSLNRHTYSTDAIVNLLPINDSTIVIRRTGNNFNFEVGEITGSNIQDRSIRNVDIGPTAINGDFHIQNRSTPALKLIPGTTGQLLQTQTVTGQPTVVWVNKAGLFSAVEVSYNPVDSGLTANTVKLALDELAVTSTDNQDLTGLPLSTANELIIDIENGTSATVDLSSLEESADIAAVQADVDQNEADADAAIAQKEDSANKSDDGTLADNSAVDFPTEQAVKTYVDNAITGSNTLADAFIFVGDAANTAQAVPVSGDATMDNTGVLTIANDAVTTTKIADANVTDAKLDKANISLSGFAIPTADLSIGTFKLTNVVDPLAAQDAATKNYVDNAVSGSNSLANANIFVGNAAGTAQAATVSGDATIDNTGALTIANDAVTTTKIADANVTEAKLDKANISLSGFAIPTADLSIGTFKLTNVVDPLAAQDAATKNYVDNAVSGSNSLANANIFVGNAAGTAQAAPVSGDATIDNTGALTIANDAVTTTKIADANVTDAKLDKANISLSGFAVPIADLSIGSFKLTNVSNPLLATDAANKSYVDNAITGSNALANANIFVGNAAGTAQAATVSGDATIDNTGALTIANDAVTTTKIADANVTDAKLDKANISLSGFAVPIADLSIGSFKLTDVSNPLLATDAANKSYVDNAITGSNALANANIFVGNAAGTAQATPVSGDATIDNAGALTIANDAVTTTKIANANVTPQKIEPSATNGQVLKTVSGATIWANQFHAIGKMNAEIIANGINISSVAPLGTGNYQVDFSTAANSSDYVIQLTLGTGLGREIRVTTQTDNNFTIQITNSSGNPVDSAWFFTVTDF, encoded by the coding sequence ATGAAATTAAAAGTTGTCTTTCTCTTCATTGGCCTTGTTTTGGGATCTTTTTCACATGCCCAAATTAAAATAGGCACCAACCCCCAAAATATAAATGCTGCCTCCGTTTTGGAATTGGAGAGCACCTCGAGGGCCTTGGTCCTTACCAGGGTAAACAACACACAGATGGACGCCATAAATCCCTTGCAGGGGGCACTGGTATATAATACGGAAACCAAATGTGTTCATTATTATGATGGGAGCCAGTGGTTGAATATCTGTGACGCCCTGACCAATTCAGCGAACATTAGCATGGTGGACAATGGGGATGGGTCCTACACCTTTACAGATGCTGTAGGAGTAGAGACCATAATTACAACAACTACCAACAGTAGGTTTGAAGTAGCCAATGACAGTTTGGTCTTGACCGACAGCAATAACAACGCCCTAAGCGTGGCCTTGGATTCTTTGAACAGGCACACCTATAGTACGGATGCCATTGTCAACCTCCTCCCCATTAATGACAGCACCATTGTGATCAGAAGGACGGGCAACAATTTCAATTTTGAAGTAGGAGAAATTACTGGATCTAATATTCAGGACAGAAGCATTAGGAATGTTGATATAGGTCCAACTGCCATAAATGGGGATTTCCATATCCAAAATAGATCTACCCCTGCTCTAAAATTAATTCCTGGCACTACGGGACAATTATTACAAACACAGACGGTCACGGGACAACCTACGGTGGTCTGGGTAAATAAGGCAGGACTATTTAGTGCTGTAGAGGTAAGTTATAACCCGGTTGATTCTGGATTAACTGCTAATACCGTAAAACTGGCACTAGATGAATTGGCCGTTACTAGTACTGATAATCAAGATCTTACTGGTTTACCTTTAAGCACCGCAAACGAACTGATAATAGATATTGAAAATGGAACTTCGGCTACTGTTGATTTGTCGTCTTTGGAAGAATCTGCCGACATAGCTGCTGTCCAAGCAGATGTAGACCAGAACGAGGCAGATGCCGATGCAGCAATAGCACAAAAGGAAGACTCCGCCAACAAATCAGATGATGGAACCTTAGCTGATAATTCTGCTGTTGACTTTCCAACCGAACAAGCTGTAAAAACATATGTTGACAACGCCATTACAGGTTCCAACACCTTGGCCGATGCTTTTATCTTTGTAGGGGATGCCGCCAATACCGCACAGGCTGTACCTGTTTCTGGGGATGCCACTATGGACAACACAGGGGTGCTGACCATTGCCAACGATGCCGTGACAACTACCAAAATAGCCGACGCCAACGTAACGGATGCTAAACTGGACAAGGCCAATATCTCATTGAGTGGATTTGCCATACCTACGGCCGACTTATCTATTGGAACTTTCAAACTAACTAATGTCGTTGATCCTTTGGCTGCACAGGATGCAGCAACTAAAAACTATGTGGACAATGCAGTCTCAGGATCCAACTCCTTAGCAAACGCCAACATCTTCGTGGGGAATGCGGCTGGCACAGCACAGGCCGCAACTGTTTCTGGGGATGCCACTATCGATAACACAGGAGCTTTGACCATTGCCAACGATGCCGTGACAACTACCAAAATAGCCGACGCTAACGTAACGGAGGCTAAACTGGACAAGGCCAATATCTCATTGAGTGGATTTGCCATACCTACGGCCGACTTATCTATTGGAACTTTCAAACTAACTAATGTCGTTGATCCTTTGGCTGCACAGGATGCAGCAACTAAAAACTATGTGGACAATGCAGTCTCAGGATCCAACTCCTTAGCAAACGCCAACATCTTCGTGGGGAATGCGGCTGGCACAGCGCAGGCCGCACCTGTTTCTGGGGATGCCACTATCGATAATACAGGAGCTTTGACCATTGCCAACGATGCAGTGACAACTACCAAAATAGCCGATGCCAACGTAACGGATGCTAAACTGGACAAGGCCAATATCTCATTGAGTGGATTTGCCGTACCAATTGCTGACCTATCCATTGGTTCATTTAAACTGACCAATGTTTCCAACCCGTTACTGGCAACAGATGCTGCAAATAAGAGTTATGTTGACAACGCCATTACAGGCTCCAACGCACTGGCAAACGCCAACATCTTCGTGGGGAATGCGGCTGGCACAGCACAGGCCGCAACTGTTTCTGGGGATGCCACTATCGATAACACAGGAGCTTTGACCATTGCCAACGATGCCGTGACAACTACAAAAATAGCCGACGCCAACGTAACGGATGCTAAACTGGACAAGGCCAATATCTCATTGAGTGGATTTGCCGTACCAATTGCTGACCTATCCATTGGTTCATTTAAACTGACCGATGTTTCCAACCCGTTACTGGCAACAGATGCTGCAAATAAGAGTTATGTTGACAACGCCATTACAGGCTCCAACGCACTGGCAAACGCCAACATCTTCGTGGGGAATGCGGCTGGCACAGCACAGGCCACGCCTGTTTCTGGGGATGCAACTATCGACAACGCAGGAGCTTTGACCATTGCCAACGATGCCGTGACAACTACAAAAATAGCCAATGCAAATGTAACCCCTCAAAAAATAGAACCAAGCGCAACCAATGGCCAAGTATTAAAAACGGTAAGTGGAGCAACTATTTGGGCTAATCAATTCCATGCCATTGGTAAAATGAATGCAGAAATAATAGCAAATGGGATTAACATTTCCTCAGTAGCCCCTTTAGGAACTGGAAACTATCAAGTTGATTTTTCAACGGCAGCAAATTCATCAGATTATGTGATTCAATTAACACTTGGAACGGGGCTAGGAAGGGAGATAAGAGTTACAACGCAGACGGATAATAATTTTACAATACAAATAACAAATTCATCTGGCAACCCTGTCGACTCAGCCTGGTTTTTCACAGTAACCGATTTCTAA
- a CDS encoding gliding motility-associated C-terminal domain-containing protein, which translates to MKKIFFISLLFLSLATQAQTALYNSGNIRIHEGGELGFHTNLINDASFDQNVGLAGFYGTSPISVSGAFMPIFYDIEFFNDNGVFLNTSMALTNDANFVSGDVVTPRNLEDIYLNFIQSGDYFSVSDVTKIDGYAAITDKQFFSFPVGNANQVRPLILNSNAVNTLAKCAYFMEDPNNPSTFATSFNTTRKTRDVDVVSTIEFWHLTGSVPSTITISWNQDSNISDLTDAAYKMGIAGWSKVGNQWVDLGSVAQGGDLTNGFVSSNEFVPDDYAAITFASLAIATEVVNLDNYYLTPNNDGLNDALVIPELEQSPNNHIQIFDRFGLKVFDKVNYTNEFRGFPNVGNVVVGEKNGLPAGVYFYLATLNDLGTEYQGFLYLRR; encoded by the coding sequence ATGAAAAAAATATTTTTCATATCACTCCTATTCCTAAGCCTGGCTACCCAAGCCCAAACCGCATTGTATAATAGTGGGAATATTCGGATCCATGAAGGAGGAGAATTAGGATTTCATACCAACCTCATCAATGATGCCTCTTTTGACCAAAATGTTGGGTTGGCAGGGTTTTACGGTACTTCGCCCATCAGCGTTTCCGGGGCCTTTATGCCCATATTTTACGACATAGAATTCTTTAACGACAATGGGGTATTTCTCAATACTTCCATGGCACTGACCAATGACGCCAACTTTGTGAGCGGGGATGTCGTCACTCCACGAAACTTAGAGGATATCTACCTCAATTTCATTCAAAGTGGGGATTATTTTAGTGTTTCGGACGTTACTAAAATAGATGGATATGCCGCCATTACAGATAAACAGTTTTTTAGTTTTCCGGTGGGCAATGCCAACCAAGTAAGGCCCTTGATACTCAATTCGAATGCCGTGAATACTTTGGCTAAATGTGCGTATTTTATGGAGGACCCCAATAATCCCAGTACCTTTGCCACCAGTTTCAATACTACTCGAAAAACCAGGGATGTAGATGTGGTAAGCACCATTGAATTTTGGCATTTAACGGGAAGTGTTCCCTCTACCATCACCATCAGTTGGAACCAGGATAGCAATATTTCCGACCTTACCGATGCAGCCTATAAAATGGGTATTGCAGGGTGGTCTAAAGTAGGAAACCAATGGGTAGATTTGGGCAGTGTGGCTCAAGGCGGTGATCTTACCAACGGCTTTGTTTCCTCCAATGAATTTGTCCCAGATGACTATGCCGCAATCACCTTTGCCAGTTTGGCAATTGCAACTGAGGTGGTAAATTTGGACAACTACTACCTCACCCCCAATAATGACGGACTCAATGATGCCCTTGTTATCCCAGAATTGGAACAATCGCCCAACAATCATATACAGATTTTCGACCGCTTTGGTCTAAAAGTGTTCGATAAGGTTAATTACACCAATGAATTTAGGGGTTTTCCCAACGTTGGCAACGTAGTGGTAGGTGAGAAAAATGGGCTACCAGCAGGGGTCTACTTCTACCTGGCAACCTTGAATGATTTGGGAACAGAATATCAAGGATTTTTGTACTTGCGTCGTTAA
- a CDS encoding DUF6702 family protein has protein sequence MKIKGLKKGLLLLLLPLLAFSTAHKFYLSVTNVQYSEKDEAVQITSRVFIDDFEDVLEERYGVYPNLATPLESETADTYIEKYLRSKLLIRIDGKQVDYKFLGKKYDNDVMVCYLEVPKIKLSKIKSIELQNEVLTDMFEEQQNVLHFKINGKKKSFVLMKDSNKGMLKL, from the coding sequence ATGAAGATAAAAGGTTTAAAAAAAGGATTATTGCTGTTGCTATTGCCATTATTGGCATTTTCCACGGCCCATAAATTCTATTTGAGTGTTACCAATGTGCAATATTCTGAAAAGGATGAAGCCGTTCAAATTACCTCAAGGGTCTTCATTGATGATTTTGAGGATGTATTGGAAGAACGCTATGGGGTATATCCAAATTTGGCAACGCCACTTGAATCGGAAACAGCAGATACCTACATCGAAAAATACCTCAGGTCCAAACTCCTGATCAGGATAGACGGGAAACAGGTAGATTATAAATTTTTGGGGAAGAAATATGACAATGATGTGATGGTCTGTTACCTGGAAGTGCCAAAGATTAAACTATCCAAAATAAAGAGTATAGAACTCCAAAATGAAGTCCTTACAGATATGTTCGAAGAACAGCAAAATGTATTGCATTTTAAAATTAATGGCAAGAAGAAGAGCTTTGTGCTGATGAAGGATAGTAATAAAGGAATGTTAAAATTATAA
- a CDS encoding carboxypeptidase-like regulatory domain-containing protein yields MGVSAEAQTFFSKELEGRVLNESGDVAATHVMNTTTNRATITSVDGFFKIGVSLNDTLVFSAVQFKKKELVVTQSILQSKSLFITMEDALTELDEVVVRPYNLSGDISKDLETLETEPVVTASTIGLPNAYVKPMTQTQRILNEATTGGGILPLNPILNGISGRTKMLKKRLEIEEKYARTERVRAFYSDSLYVQDLKIPIAKIDDFMYYCEADESFSSLVDTHDRLKIWSFFKKKSIVYRENNGLE; encoded by the coding sequence ATGGGCGTTTCAGCGGAAGCACAAACTTTTTTTTCCAAGGAATTGGAAGGGCGTGTTTTAAACGAAAGTGGAGATGTGGCAGCTACCCATGTCATGAATACGACCACCAACAGGGCCACTATTACCAGCGTGGATGGCTTTTTTAAAATAGGGGTAAGCCTTAACGATACCTTGGTCTTTTCTGCCGTACAGTTTAAAAAGAAGGAATTGGTGGTCACCCAATCCATATTACAGAGCAAAAGCCTTTTTATAACCATGGAAGATGCTTTAACAGAATTGGATGAAGTGGTGGTAAGGCCCTACAACCTGTCCGGTGATATTTCAAAGGATCTGGAAACCCTGGAAACAGAACCCGTAGTAACGGCATCTACCATAGGCCTGCCCAATGCCTATGTGAAACCAATGACCCAGACCCAAAGAATATTGAATGAGGCCACCACAGGGGGAGGAATATTACCCTTGAACCCTATTTTAAACGGGATATCCGGGCGGACAAAAATGCTCAAAAAAAGATTGGAAATTGAAGAAAAATATGCCAGAACAGAACGGGTGCGTGCTTTTTATTCAGATTCTCTCTATGTTCAGGATTTAAAAATTCCAATTGCCAAAATAGATGATTTTATGTATTACTGTGAGGCGGATGAATCATTTAGTAGTCTTGTAGACACTCATGATAGGTTGAAAATTTGGAGTTTTTTTAAAAAGAAAAGCATCGTTTACAGGGAAAATAACGGGCTGGAATAG
- a CDS encoding Sec-independent protein translocase subunit TatA/TatB, with the protein MYANVLLFISGAEIFFIMFIVVMVFGADKIPDIARGLGKGMRQLKDATEDIKQEIYKTADKQGIDTSFTKDIKKEIDKVKDSVEDVTGVIKRK; encoded by the coding sequence ATGTATGCAAATGTATTATTATTCATAAGCGGTGCCGAGATATTTTTTATCATGTTCATTGTGGTAATGGTATTTGGTGCTGATAAAATTCCGGATATCGCTAGAGGTCTGGGCAAGGGAATGCGCCAACTGAAGGACGCCACCGAAGATATTAAACAAGAAATTTATAAAACTGCCGATAAACAGGGCATCGACACAAGCTTTACCAAGGATATCAAGAAAGAGATTGATAAGGTAAAGGATAGTGTGGAGGATGTTACTGGGGTAATCAAGAGAAAGTAA
- a CDS encoding carboxypeptidase-like regulatory domain-containing protein: MKNLLILAFLLFGLGISNAQDDTRTLLRGKVLYRNSNVANENVINTTSEFATITNDNGEFGIRVKAGDELVFTAVNYQILQMKVTQEMIDNNRLVVEVNEKVTELDEVVVSPENQEKFLQLQNERIQKQYDYEIDRSTEVENIALSQQERGMKYGLNFINIFKALTKSDNKEEVEERPVLKLSDVMRQVYDDRFFVEDLNVPQDQIDNFLVYCDDKIPTQSLLKKDNEFQLIDFLVTYSKLYLKEKGTEN, translated from the coding sequence ATGAAAAATCTACTTATTCTTGCTTTCTTATTATTTGGTTTAGGGATATCAAATGCTCAGGATGATACCCGAACCCTCCTAAGGGGAAAAGTATTGTACAGAAACAGCAATGTTGCCAATGAGAATGTGATCAATACGACCTCAGAATTCGCTACCATCACCAATGATAATGGGGAATTTGGTATTAGGGTGAAGGCTGGGGACGAGCTGGTGTTTACCGCTGTGAATTACCAGATATTACAAATGAAGGTGACCCAAGAAATGATAGATAATAATAGGTTGGTGGTAGAGGTGAACGAGAAGGTGACAGAACTGGACGAGGTTGTGGTGAGCCCGGAAAACCAAGAAAAATTCTTGCAGTTACAAAATGAAAGGATCCAAAAACAGTACGATTACGAAATTGACCGTTCCACCGAGGTAGAGAATATAGCGCTATCCCAACAAGAACGGGGGATGAAATACGGACTTAATTTTATAAATATATTTAAGGCATTGACCAAATCCGACAATAAAGAGGAGGTTGAGGAAAGACCGGTTCTAAAATTGAGCGATGTGATGAGACAGGTGTATGATGACCGTTTTTTCGTGGAAGACCTGAATGTGCCCCAAGATCAAATTGATAATTTTTTGGTCTATTGTGACGATAAGATTCCTACCCAGTCCCTCCTAAAAAAGGACAATGAGTTTCAGTTGATCGACTTTTTGGTGACCTACAGTAAATTGTATCTAAAAGAAAAAGGCACTGAAAATTAA
- a CDS encoding O-methyltransferase has product MHFLSPLLENYIADHSESEPLVLQELTRETHLKVIQPRMITGHFQGRVLSMLSKIIAPKNILEIGTYTGYSAICLAEGLQKEGRLHTIDVNEELGGIQRKYFDKSGYGSQIVQHVGDALDVIPTLDVVFDLVFIDAGKTSYDAYFESALSKTRPGSIILSDNVLWSGKVIEPLQPNDKATKVLLDYNKKLKDDPRVETVLLPIRDGLTLSRVL; this is encoded by the coding sequence ATGCATTTCTTATCTCCATTACTGGAAAATTATATCGCGGACCATTCCGAATCAGAGCCTTTGGTATTGCAGGAACTTACTAGGGAGACCCATCTAAAAGTTATACAGCCCAGAATGATCACAGGTCATTTCCAAGGAAGGGTATTGAGTATGCTCTCCAAAATTATTGCCCCCAAGAACATTCTTGAAATAGGTACATATACAGGATATTCTGCCATATGTCTTGCCGAAGGCCTACAAAAAGAGGGAAGGTTGCACACCATTGATGTGAACGAGGAATTAGGGGGCATTCAACGCAAGTATTTTGACAAAAGCGGCTATGGTTCACAGATTGTGCAGCATGTTGGCGATGCCTTGGATGTAATCCCAACCTTGGATGTAGTTTTTGACCTCGTGTTCATCGATGCAGGGAAAACAAGTTACGATGCCTATTTTGAAAGTGCACTTTCAAAAACGAGACCTGGAAGCATTATTCTTTCGGACAATGTACTTTGGTCAGGGAAGGTCATAGAACCTTTGCAACCCAATGACAAAGCCACCAAGGTATTGTTGGATTACAATAAAAAATTAAAGGATGACCCAAGGGTAGAAACAGTTTTACTGCCTATAAGGGACGGGTTGACGCTAAGTAGGGTATTATAA
- the pepE gene encoding dipeptidase PepE translates to MKKLLLASTSTLFGETYLSYLTKDLELFFKDVHTITFVPFARPGSISHDAYTAVVIKAFGKLNKKVVGLHTYADPKEGLDKAEAIFTGGGNTFLLVKQIHEQGLMEVIKEKVEDGIPYMGSSAGSNIAGPTMQTTNDMPIVYPPSFETLGLVNFNLNPHYLDPNPTGRHNGETRETRIKEFHQFNTTPVVGLREGNFIWVENGKTLLKGKGTVRIFEAGKTPYESEKIPF, encoded by the coding sequence ATGAAAAAGTTATTGTTAGCGAGCACCTCTACCCTATTTGGGGAAACTTATTTATCCTATCTTACCAAAGACTTGGAATTATTCTTCAAGGATGTGCATACCATCACCTTTGTGCCTTTTGCAAGGCCGGGCAGTATCTCCCATGATGCATATACGGCAGTAGTTATAAAAGCTTTTGGCAAACTCAACAAAAAAGTGGTGGGACTGCACACTTATGCAGATCCAAAGGAAGGACTGGATAAGGCCGAAGCTATTTTTACGGGCGGTGGAAACACCTTCTTATTGGTAAAGCAGATTCATGAACAGGGATTGATGGAAGTGATTAAGGAAAAAGTGGAGGATGGTATACCATATATGGGTTCCAGTGCGGGTAGTAATATAGCCGGACCAACCATGCAGACCACCAATGACATGCCCATTGTTTATCCACCTAGTTTTGAAACCTTGGGCTTGGTCAATTTTAATCTAAATCCACATTATTTGGATCCCAATCCGACTGGACGCCACAATGGGGAAACTCGGGAAACGCGGATCAAAGAATTCCACCAATTCAATACCACTCCAGTAGTTGGCCTTAGGGAAGGCAACTTTATTTGGGTGGAAAATGGTAAGACTTTATTAAAGGGCAAGGGAACTGTACGCATTTTTGAAGCGGGAAAAACCCCTTATGAGTCCGAAAAAATACCATTTTGA
- a CDS encoding phosphatase PAP2 family protein, whose translation MLEKIAEWDRNIFIYLNSLGIEDYDVFWSIVTNISSWTPLFVLFFILIWVRYPKKEAFFMTLTVLVLVGFILGITDLTKEFVARLRPNNNEEINTVIRILRSPTGYSFFSGHASSSFSITTLVFLFLRPKYKWVWVFYLWPLLFTFSRIYVGVHYPVDILVGAMVGTFSALLFYKLHQRFIIPYLASTRPL comes from the coding sequence ATGCTTGAAAAAATTGCGGAATGGGACCGAAATATCTTCATCTATCTAAACAGTTTAGGCATAGAAGACTATGATGTATTCTGGTCTATAGTTACCAATATCAGTTCGTGGACCCCCTTATTTGTTCTGTTTTTTATCTTAATATGGGTGAGGTATCCAAAAAAGGAAGCATTTTTCATGACCCTTACCGTTCTTGTGTTAGTAGGTTTCATTTTGGGGATCACAGATTTGACCAAAGAATTTGTGGCAAGGTTAAGGCCCAATAATAACGAGGAGATCAATACCGTCATTAGAATATTACGGAGTCCTACAGGATATAGTTTTTTCTCCGGTCACGCCTCCAGTTCCTTTTCTATAACCACCTTGGTCTTTCTTTTTCTAAGACCAAAATATAAATGGGTCTGGGTATTTTACCTTTGGCCTTTATTGTTCACTTTCAGTAGAATTTATGTGGGGGTCCATTATCCCGTGGATATTTTGGTGGGTGCCATGGTAGGAACTTTTTCGGCCCTTTTGTTTTATAAATTACATCAAAGATTTATAATACCCTACTTAGCGTCAACCCGTCCCTTATAG
- a CDS encoding M1 family metallopeptidase — protein sequence MNKLKYCFASLLFLFAAIVSAQEEVKVEREQGHTAQSKFRQMYQEFATPNTYRSASGAPGPDYYQQQANYKMDILLDDKNTKIYGTETITYINNSPDDLEYLWIQLDQNVRTKDSKSLLKDGDGVPLAEPTSGFVQKYLTENFDGGFNIEYVKDASGKNLPYTINQTMMRVDLPQSLKSKSQISFSIKWWYNIPDHTVNRARSGYEYFPEDGNRAYVIAQFFPRMAVYSDVEGWQNHQFWGSGEFALTFGDYEVNITVPADHILDGTGELQNRKEVFTKTMMDRFEKAKKSYDKPVLIVTQAEAEAAEKGFSDKTKTWKLKAQNVRDFAFATSRKFIWDMQAVKFGARDVMAVSMYPKEGNPLWEDLSTKAVAHTLKSYSAHTFDYPYHKAISVHAKNQGMEYPMICWNYGRPDENGNISDRVKYGMISVIIHEVGHNFFPMIVNSDERQWGWMDEGLDTFMQYVAEQEFGEAFPEVIAPNDKYPSRRGDPAKIVPYMSGDQSTISPIMENPENVYQLGNNAYGKPATALNILRETVMGRELFDHAFKTYSHRWMFKHPTPEDFFRTMEDASAVDLDWFWRGWFYSTDYVDIGVKEVKKYFVSNKPTKRMQEYMAARNVTEADLPPLVYLAEEDSEDFNADLKGKAPSENSKTLNEYMMDNMTAVERAAVKEPKYFYEITFDKPGGLPMPLIVEYTYADGSKENITYPPEIWRKSDKEVKRVMATQKELVGIMVDPKAETADIDTTNNSWPKKDEKSDFDQFKENIKGE from the coding sequence ATGAATAAACTAAAGTATTGTTTTGCTTCACTTTTATTTTTGTTTGCAGCTATAGTGTCTGCACAGGAAGAAGTGAAGGTAGAACGGGAACAAGGGCATACGGCCCAAAGTAAATTTAGGCAGATGTACCAAGAGTTTGCCACTCCCAACACCTATAGGTCAGCATCCGGAGCCCCCGGACCTGATTATTACCAACAACAGGCCAATTATAAGATGGATATTCTGTTGGATGATAAAAACACCAAAATCTACGGTACGGAAACCATTACCTATATCAACAATTCCCCGGACGATTTAGAATATTTATGGATTCAATTAGATCAAAATGTTAGGACTAAGGATTCCAAATCACTTTTAAAGGATGGAGATGGCGTGCCTTTGGCCGAGCCTACTTCTGGTTTTGTGCAAAAGTACTTGACCGAAAATTTTGATGGTGGCTTCAATATAGAGTATGTAAAGGACGCCTCTGGTAAAAATCTGCCCTATACCATCAACCAGACCATGATGCGTGTAGATTTACCGCAGTCATTGAAAAGTAAGTCACAAATTTCGTTCTCTATCAAATGGTGGTACAATATCCCTGACCACACTGTAAATAGAGCACGATCTGGATACGAATATTTCCCGGAAGATGGGAATAGAGCCTATGTTATTGCCCAATTTTTTCCTAGAATGGCAGTTTACAGCGATGTAGAGGGATGGCAAAACCATCAGTTCTGGGGCAGTGGCGAGTTTGCCTTGACCTTCGGGGATTATGAGGTAAACATTACTGTACCTGCAGACCACATTCTAGATGGTACAGGAGAGCTTCAAAATAGAAAAGAGGTCTTCACGAAAACGATGATGGACCGTTTTGAAAAAGCAAAAAAATCATACGATAAGCCAGTATTGATTGTGACCCAGGCGGAAGCAGAGGCTGCAGAAAAAGGCTTTTCAGATAAGACCAAGACGTGGAAATTAAAAGCCCAAAATGTAAGGGATTTTGCCTTTGCCACTTCCCGTAAATTTATTTGGGATATGCAGGCCGTTAAATTTGGTGCCAGGGACGTTATGGCGGTTTCTATGTACCCAAAAGAAGGGAACCCGCTTTGGGAAGACCTATCAACAAAAGCCGTTGCGCATACTTTAAAATCTTATTCTGCCCACACTTTCGATTACCCTTATCACAAGGCAATTTCTGTACACGCCAAAAATCAGGGGATGGAGTATCCTATGATTTGCTGGAACTATGGAAGACCGGATGAAAATGGAAATATTTCTGACCGTGTAAAATATGGAATGATCAGTGTAATCATCCATGAGGTAGGCCATAACTTTTTCCCAATGATTGTAAATTCCGATGAGCGTCAATGGGGATGGATGGATGAAGGTTTGGATACCTTTATGCAATATGTGGCTGAACAAGAATTTGGTGAAGCCTTTCCAGAGGTAATTGCACCCAATGATAAATACCCTTCAAGAAGGGGTGACCCAGCCAAAATTGTACCTTACATGAGCGGAGATCAAAGTACTATTTCGCCTATTATGGAGAATCCGGAAAATGTATACCAATTGGGGAATAATGCCTACGGAAAACCTGCTACTGCTCTAAATATCCTTAGGGAAACTGTAATGGGCAGGGAGTTGTTCGATCACGCTTTTAAAACATATTCCCACCGTTGGATGTTTAAACACCCAACTCCTGAAGATTTCTTCCGCACTATGGAGGATGCTTCAGCGGTAGATTTGGATTGGTTCTGGAGAGGATGGTTCTATTCTACGGATTATGTGGACATAGGAGTAAAAGAAGTTAAAAAATACTTTGTCTCCAATAAGCCTACCAAGAGGATGCAGGAGTATATGGCCGCGAGAAATGTTACGGAAGCCGATTTGCCCCCATTGGTGTATTTGGCCGAAGAGGACAGTGAGGATTTCAATGCCGATCTAAAAGGAAAAGCACCTTCAGAAAATTCCAAGACCTTAAATGAATATATGATGGATAACATGACAGCTGTGGAAAGAGCCGCTGTTAAAGAGCCAAAGTATTTCTATGAGATCACTTTTGACAAACCGGGAGGATTGCCAATGCCGTTGATCGTGGAATATACCTATGCTGATGGTTCCAAGGAAAACATCACTTACCCTCCAGAAATTTGGAGAAAAAGTGACAAAGAGGTAAAACGAGTAATGGCTACCCAAAAAGAATTGGTAGGTATTATGGTAGATCCTAAAGCAGAGACTGCTGATATAGATACAACCAATAACTCATGGCCTAAAAAAGATGAGAAGTCCGACTTTGATCAATTCAAAGAAAATATAAAAGGAGAATAA